Proteins co-encoded in one bacterium genomic window:
- a CDS encoding nucleotidyltransferase family protein: MNQREEIIKTLRTSYNFLSSEFSVKKIAVFGSAAKNTMTPGSDIDIVVEFNSPIGFRFNRLVEYLENLLGRKVDILTKDGISNIRVKKITESIERDMIYV, translated from the coding sequence ATGAATCAAAGAGAGGAAATAATCAAAACTCTGAGAACATCTTACAATTTTTTATCCTCTGAATTCTCCGTAAAAAAAATTGCTGTTTTCGGAAGTGCTGCAAAAAATACGATGACCCCGGGTAGTGATATTGACATTGTGGTTGAATTCAATTCGCCAATAGGATTTCGTTTTAATCGGCTCGTAGAATATCTTGAAAACCTTCTCGGGCGTAAAGTTGATATTCTTACGAAAGACGGAATTAGCAATATAAGGGTAAAAAAAATTACTGAAAGCATAGAGAGGGACATGATCTATGTCTAA
- a CDS encoding DUF86 domain-containing protein, translated as MSKREDTIILENIRGAINRILLYSRDLGYDDFITDMKTQDAIVRNIEILGEAVKLLSEETKMRYPNISWKDIAGTRDKLIHDYFGVNIDVVWSIVKNDIPQLKKEIENTVG; from the coding sequence ATGTCTAAGCGTGAAGATACTATTATCCTTGAGAATATTCGAGGCGCAATAAATAGAATCTTGTTGTATTCTCGTGATCTTGGGTATGATGATTTTATAACGGATATGAAAACTCAGGATGCCATAGTAAGGAACATAGAGATTCTCGGAGAAGCCGTTAAATTGCTTTCAGAAGAAACAAAAATGAGATATCCGAATATTTCATGGAAAGATATTGCCGGAACAAGAGATAAATTGATTCATGATTATTTTGGAGTTAACATAGATGTAGTATGGAGTATCGTTAAAAATGATATTCCTCAGTTAAAAAAAGAAATAGAAAATACTGTCGGCTAA